The proteins below come from a single Piscinibacter gummiphilus genomic window:
- a CDS encoding pilin — MTPISRGFTLIELMIVVAIIGILAAVALPAYQDYTVRARVSEGLVLADSAKVAVADQYANQSSGAVLAYPGTGAPPLGSYYFQHVPSSTVALIAIEGIGDVAAPAAGDGRISITFAGQIGTLLTQPIVMTPGSGGVVGATPTGALVLGAPVVWGCGINAVSAFRFVPSNCRFVP; from the coding sequence ACTCTGATAGAGCTGATGATTGTTGTTGCAATCATTGGGATATTGGCCGCCGTCGCGCTGCCCGCATACCAAGACTACACGGTGCGCGCGCGAGTGAGCGAGGGCCTCGTTCTAGCCGACTCTGCCAAGGTTGCAGTCGCGGACCAATATGCAAACCAGTCGAGCGGTGCGGTGTTGGCGTATCCAGGTACTGGTGCTCCACCCTTGGGCTCGTACTACTTCCAGCATGTGCCGTCCTCCACCGTGGCCTTAATAGCAATCGAAGGCATCGGTGACGTGGCGGCACCTGCAGCAGGTGACGGAAGGATCTCGATCACCTTCGCTGGTCAAATTGGCACATTGCTCACGCAACCCATCGTCATGACTCCTGGCTCGGGGGGCGTGGTCGGAGCCACGCCGACAGGCGCGTTGGTGCTTGGAGCGCCGGTAGTGTGGGGTTGTGGCATCAATGCTGTTTCGGCTTTCAGATTCGTACCCTCAAACTGTCGCTTTGTCCCCTGA
- a CDS encoding alpha-2-macroglobulin family protein: MHRLKTATHRACVALYIAALGATAHAATVTSVSPQGEVAQVRQVVVKFSEPVVPFGDLRQPDPFNLSCEGPVPKGAGRWSDDRVWLYDFQEQVPPGTRCTLKARSEWKPLKGSFASANHSFSTGGPAVSATQPYAGAQIEEDQHFLLRLTGPAVESTVLANARCEIEGIGERVPVRIITGAVRDEVLKARRLTKDAARWLLVACQRPLPADTPVRLVWGAGIAAQANPQVLTRTEQRYSFRVRKPFTAEFSCERERAEAPCLPIRPMSLRFSAPVPRATAEAVRLKPASGSAIKPQFDKDDTAAEVSEVRFPTPLPESMAMTVELPREVKDAAGRTLANAGSFPLKVATGDAPPIAKFAAAPFGVIEWGEREADAMLPVTLRHVQGDLRSGAASGAVRIKTLRSDADILAWYGKLARAHERDHESREVSLLAQAPNTQRLDLPKLQGGDPRPFEVVGIPLPEPGYHVVEIESRRLGESLLDKKAPMYVRTGVLVTNLGVHFKLGRENSLVFVTTLDRGKPVGDADVAVYDCAGRRQWAGRTDARGLARVDKALLQREVDCEGEGGYFVTARKAMDKGATDLAFVFSHWQKGVEPWRFSHPTSLDPEPDLRAHTVFDRTLLRAGETVSMKHFIRREISAGLAMLPAAELPTRMKIIHQGSGQEYVQPLSWNGARSASSTWNIPGAAKLGVYDVVLERPSAKDDGLQRRWASGSFRVEEFRLPLVDARVSGPKTVAVAPKELPVNVQLNYFSGGGMGQAPARLTALLRERSAGMPGYDEFNFGPPRETNRDDDEPRSEQGKLVADKLPLTTDRNGAATVTLKELPPITRPSELITELTFNDPNGEVQTASTRIELWPSAVVLGLKTGSWASNRGRVLFQALALDTAGKPIKGQKVEVRGRLAQVISTRKRMVGGFYAYDNRTETKDLGVLCSGSSDDRGLVLCDAALDTAGQVELIAQAKDGNGNLVQAASSVWITKQGELWFAQDNDDRIDVLPEKKSYQPGETAKLQVRMPFREATALVSVEREGILSTQVVTLRGDDPTVELKIDKAWGPNVYVSVLALRGRIREVPWYSFFTWGWKEPMNWVRSFWYEGREYQAPTAMVDLSKPAFKLGVAALEVGIAEHKLQVTVTPDKPQYAIRQKASVRVKVVKDGKPLAGTEVAFAAVDEGLLALKPNDSWDLLHALIQQRAWGVQTATGQSEIIGRRHYGRKAVAAGGGGGKNPTRELFDTLLLWKDRVVLDGNGEAVIEVPINDSLTSFSLVAIADAGVQQFGTGSASIRVTQDLQVLPGLPPLVREGDQFSAMLTLRNTTTREMKVRVALQGMARVGDDIARTPIALTPQEVAIPAGSAKELTWGVAVPPEALSIAWEATADEVGGEKAKDRVKVTQLVSPAVPVRVLQATLQQLDGPVAMPVAAPADALPESGVKRGGLTVAVQPRLTGALPGIRRYFETYPFICLEQKTSKAVGLKDAKLWAAVANALPTYLDSDGLASYFPPRADDGARGSDRLTAYVIAATHEAGFELPSSAQALMLDGLTAFVEGRIERKFWSPRADLDVRKLAAIEALSRHGRAQPKMLGSINLTPNQWPTAAVIDWLQILKRVKGIPDQAKRLEEAQQILRGRLTYAGTTLRFSNEEGDFWWWLMDSADANAARLILAVLDEPGWKDDLPRMVVGSLGRQRHGAWLTTTANLWGSLALDKFAAKFESVKIAGSTVASVEGSKPASIDWARQPEGGAALLAWPEKGGTLNVAQQGSGKPWLTVQSLAAIPLKAPLRAGYSITRSVSAVEQKDKARWSRGDVMRVRLEVEAQSDMTWVVVSDPVPGGATLLGSGLGRDSSIATSGEKQSGAAWPAFEERSFEAFRSYFDYLPKGKHVIEYTVRLNNGGRFSLPPSRVEAMYAPESFGELPNAALEVAP, translated from the coding sequence ATGCATCGCTTGAAGACTGCCACCCATCGCGCCTGTGTCGCGCTCTATATCGCCGCGCTCGGCGCCACGGCCCACGCGGCCACCGTCACGAGCGTCAGCCCGCAAGGCGAGGTGGCGCAGGTGCGCCAGGTCGTCGTCAAGTTCTCCGAGCCCGTCGTGCCCTTCGGCGACCTGCGGCAGCCCGACCCCTTCAACCTGTCGTGCGAAGGCCCGGTGCCCAAGGGCGCGGGCCGCTGGTCCGATGACCGGGTGTGGCTCTACGATTTCCAGGAGCAAGTGCCGCCCGGCACCCGCTGCACGCTGAAAGCGCGCAGCGAGTGGAAGCCGCTCAAGGGCAGCTTCGCCTCGGCGAACCACAGCTTCAGCACCGGCGGCCCGGCGGTGAGCGCCACGCAGCCGTATGCCGGCGCGCAGATCGAGGAAGACCAGCACTTCCTGCTGCGCCTCACCGGCCCGGCCGTCGAGTCGACCGTGCTCGCCAACGCCCGCTGCGAGATCGAAGGCATCGGCGAACGGGTGCCGGTGCGCATCATCACCGGCGCTGTGCGCGACGAGGTGCTGAAGGCGCGCCGCCTCACCAAGGACGCCGCCCGTTGGTTGCTCGTCGCCTGCCAGCGCCCGTTGCCCGCCGACACGCCGGTGCGCCTCGTCTGGGGCGCCGGCATCGCGGCGCAGGCCAACCCGCAGGTGCTGACGCGCACCGAGCAGCGCTACAGCTTCCGTGTGCGCAAGCCCTTCACCGCCGAGTTCAGCTGCGAGCGTGAGCGCGCCGAGGCGCCGTGCCTGCCGATCCGGCCGATGTCGCTGCGCTTCTCGGCGCCGGTGCCGCGCGCCACCGCCGAAGCGGTGCGCCTGAAGCCCGCGTCGGGCTCGGCGATCAAGCCGCAGTTCGACAAGGACGACACCGCGGCCGAGGTGAGCGAGGTGCGTTTCCCCACGCCGCTGCCCGAGTCGATGGCGATGACGGTGGAACTGCCGCGCGAAGTGAAAGACGCCGCCGGCCGGACGCTGGCCAATGCCGGGTCGTTCCCGCTCAAGGTGGCCACCGGCGATGCGCCACCCATCGCCAAGTTCGCCGCCGCACCGTTCGGCGTCATCGAATGGGGCGAGCGAGAGGCCGACGCGATGCTGCCGGTCACCCTGCGCCATGTGCAGGGCGACCTGCGCTCGGGCGCTGCGTCAGGCGCGGTGCGCATCAAGACGCTGCGCAGCGATGCCGACATCCTCGCCTGGTACGGCAAGCTGGCGCGCGCGCATGAGCGCGATCACGAAAGCCGCGAAGTCTCGCTGCTGGCCCAGGCCCCCAACACGCAGCGGCTCGACCTGCCCAAGCTGCAAGGCGGCGACCCGCGGCCCTTCGAGGTGGTGGGCATTCCGCTGCCCGAGCCGGGCTATCACGTGGTCGAGATCGAGTCGCGTCGCCTCGGCGAATCGCTGCTCGACAAGAAAGCGCCCATGTACGTGCGCACTGGCGTGCTGGTGACCAACCTCGGCGTGCACTTCAAGCTCGGCCGCGAGAACAGCCTCGTCTTCGTGACCACGCTCGACCGCGGCAAGCCGGTGGGCGACGCCGACGTCGCGGTCTACGACTGCGCGGGCCGGCGGCAGTGGGCCGGTCGCACCGATGCCCGTGGCCTGGCCCGGGTCGACAAGGCGCTGCTCCAGCGTGAGGTCGACTGCGAGGGCGAAGGTGGTTATTTCGTGACGGCCCGCAAGGCGATGGACAAGGGGGCGACCGACCTCGCCTTCGTCTTCAGCCATTGGCAGAAGGGCGTGGAGCCGTGGCGCTTCAGCCACCCGACGAGCCTGGATCCGGAGCCCGACCTGCGCGCGCACACCGTGTTCGACCGCACGCTGCTGCGCGCCGGGGAGACGGTGTCGATGAAGCACTTCATCCGCCGCGAGATCTCGGCAGGCCTGGCGATGCTGCCGGCCGCCGAGCTGCCCACACGCATGAAGATCATCCACCAGGGCAGCGGCCAGGAATACGTGCAGCCCCTCAGCTGGAACGGTGCGCGCAGTGCCAGTTCCACCTGGAACATCCCCGGCGCTGCCAAGCTGGGGGTCTACGACGTGGTGCTCGAGCGCCCGAGCGCCAAAGACGATGGTCTGCAGCGCCGCTGGGCGAGCGGCAGCTTCCGCGTCGAGGAATTCCGCCTGCCGCTGGTCGACGCGCGCGTGAGCGGCCCCAAGACGGTGGCCGTGGCGCCGAAGGAGTTGCCGGTCAACGTGCAGCTCAACTACTTCTCCGGTGGCGGCATGGGCCAGGCGCCCGCGCGGCTCACCGCTTTGCTGCGCGAGCGCAGCGCCGGCATGCCGGGCTACGACGAGTTCAACTTCGGGCCGCCGCGCGAGACGAACCGAGACGACGACGAGCCCCGCAGCGAACAAGGCAAGCTCGTCGCCGACAAGCTGCCGCTCACGACCGACCGCAATGGCGCGGCCACCGTCACGCTGAAAGAGCTGCCACCCATCACCCGGCCGAGCGAGCTCATCACCGAACTCACCTTCAACGACCCCAACGGCGAGGTGCAGACGGCGTCGACCCGCATCGAACTCTGGCCGAGCGCGGTGGTGCTGGGCCTGAAGACCGGCTCGTGGGCCAGCAACCGCGGGCGGGTGTTGTTCCAGGCGCTGGCGCTCGACACGGCCGGCAAGCCGATCAAGGGCCAGAAGGTGGAAGTGCGTGGCCGGCTGGCGCAGGTCATCAGCACGCGCAAGCGCATGGTGGGTGGCTTCTATGCCTACGACAACCGCACCGAGACGAAGGACCTCGGCGTGCTGTGCAGCGGCAGCAGCGACGACCGCGGCCTCGTGCTCTGCGACGCCGCGCTCGACACCGCCGGCCAGGTCGAACTGATCGCGCAGGCGAAAGACGGCAACGGCAACCTCGTGCAAGCGGCGAGCAGCGTGTGGATCACCAAACAGGGTGAACTCTGGTTTGCACAAGACAACGACGACCGCATCGACGTGCTGCCCGAGAAGAAGAGCTACCAGCCCGGCGAGACCGCGAAGCTCCAGGTGCGCATGCCTTTCCGCGAAGCGACGGCGCTCGTGAGCGTGGAGCGTGAAGGCATCCTCTCGACGCAGGTCGTCACGCTGCGCGGCGACGACCCGACGGTGGAGCTCAAGATCGACAAGGCCTGGGGCCCCAACGTCTACGTGAGCGTGCTCGCACTGCGCGGTCGCATCCGCGAGGTGCCGTGGTATTCGTTCTTCACGTGGGGCTGGAAGGAGCCGATGAACTGGGTGCGCTCGTTCTGGTACGAGGGGCGCGAGTACCAGGCGCCGACCGCGATGGTCGATCTGTCGAAGCCGGCATTCAAGCTCGGCGTGGCGGCGCTCGAAGTGGGCATCGCCGAGCACAAGCTGCAGGTCACGGTCACGCCCGACAAGCCGCAGTACGCCATCCGCCAGAAGGCAAGCGTGCGCGTGAAGGTGGTGAAGGACGGCAAGCCGCTGGCCGGCACCGAGGTCGCGTTCGCCGCGGTCGACGAAGGTTTGCTGGCGTTGAAGCCGAATGACTCGTGGGACCTGCTGCATGCGCTGATCCAGCAGCGGGCCTGGGGCGTGCAGACGGCCACCGGCCAGAGCGAGATCATCGGCCGCCGCCACTACGGCCGCAAAGCCGTGGCCGCGGGCGGGGGTGGCGGCAAGAACCCGACGCGCGAGCTTTTCGACACCTTGCTCCTGTGGAAGGACCGGGTGGTGCTCGACGGCAACGGCGAGGCGGTGATCGAAGTACCCATCAACGATTCGCTCACCAGCTTCTCGCTGGTGGCGATTGCCGACGCGGGGGTGCAGCAGTTCGGCACCGGCAGCGCGAGCATCCGTGTCACGCAGGACCTGCAGGTGCTGCCTGGCCTGCCGCCGCTGGTGCGTGAGGGTGACCAGTTCAGCGCGATGCTGACGCTGCGCAACACCACGACCCGCGAGATGAAGGTGCGCGTCGCGCTGCAAGGCATGGCGCGTGTCGGCGACGACATCGCCCGCACGCCGATTGCGCTCACGCCGCAGGAAGTGGCCATTCCCGCGGGCAGCGCGAAGGAGCTGACCTGGGGTGTGGCGGTGCCACCCGAGGCGCTGAGCATCGCGTGGGAGGCGACGGCCGATGAAGTCGGAGGTGAGAAAGCGAAAGACCGCGTGAAGGTCACGCAGCTCGTGAGCCCAGCCGTGCCCGTGCGGGTGCTGCAGGCCACGCTGCAGCAGCTCGACGGGCCCGTCGCGATGCCGGTCGCGGCGCCGGCCGATGCGCTGCCTGAAAGCGGTGTCAAGCGCGGTGGCTTGACTGTCGCCGTGCAACCGCGCCTCACCGGCGCCTTGCCCGGCATCCGCCGCTACTTCGAGACCTACCCCTTCATCTGTCTGGAACAGAAGACCTCGAAGGCGGTGGGCCTGAAAGACGCGAAGCTGTGGGCGGCCGTCGCCAACGCGCTGCCGACCTACCTCGACAGCGATGGCCTGGCGAGCTACTTCCCGCCGCGTGCCGACGACGGTGCACGCGGCAGCGACCGCCTCACCGCCTACGTGATCGCGGCCACGCACGAGGCGGGCTTCGAGCTGCCCTCGTCGGCGCAGGCGCTGATGCTGGACGGGCTCACCGCGTTCGTGGAAGGCCGCATCGAGCGCAAATTCTGGTCGCCGCGCGCCGACCTCGACGTGCGCAAGCTCGCCGCCATCGAAGCGCTGTCGCGCCACGGCCGCGCGCAGCCCAAGATGCTGGGCTCGATCAACCTCACGCCCAACCAGTGGCCCACCGCGGCGGTGATCGACTGGCTGCAGATCCTCAAGCGCGTGAAAGGCATCCCCGATCAGGCCAAGCGTCTGGAAGAGGCGCAGCAGATCCTGCGTGGCCGCCTCACCTACGCCGGCACCACGCTGCGCTTCAGCAACGAAGAGGGTGACTTCTGGTGGTGGCTGATGGACAGCGCCGATGCCAACGCGGCGCGCCTCATCCTCGCGGTGCTCGACGAGCCGGGCTGGAAGGACGACCTGCCGCGCATGGTGGTCGGCAGCCTCGGCCGCCAGCGCCACGGCGCGTGGCTCACCACCACCGCCAACCTCTGGGGCTCGCTCGCGCTCGACAAGTTCGCCGCCAAGTTCGAGTCGGTGAAGATCGCCGGCAGCACGGTGGCAAGTGTGGAGGGAAGCAAGCCTGCGAGCATCGACTGGGCGCGCCAGCCCGAAGGCGGCGCCGCGCTGCTGGCCTGGCCCGAGAAGGGCGGCACGCTCAACGTCGCGCAACAAGGCAGTGGCAAGCCGTGGTTGACGGTGCAAAGCCTGGCGGCCATCCCGCTCAAGGCCCCGCTGCGCGCCGGCTACAGCATCACGCGCAGCGTGAGCGCGGTGGAGCAGAAGGACAAGGCCAGGTGGTCGCGCGGCGACGTGATGCGCGTGCGCCTGGAAGTCGAGGCGCAGAGCGACATGACCTGGGTGGTCGTGAGCGACCCGGTGCCCGGGGGCGCCACGCTGCTGGGCTCGGGCCTGGGGCGTGACTCGTCCATCGCCACGTCCGGCGAGAAGCAAAGCGGCGCCGCCTGGCCGGCGTTCGAGGAGCGCAGCTTCGAGGCCTTCCGCAGCTACTTTGACTACCTGCCCAAGGGCAAGCACGTGATCGAGTACACCGTGCGGCTCAACAACGGCGGCAGGTTTTCGCTGCCTCCTTCGCGGGTGGAGGCGATGTATGCGCCCGAGAGCTTCGGCGAGCTGCCGAATGCGGCGCTGGAGGTGGCACCGTGA
- the tfpZ gene encoding TfpX/TfpZ family type IV pilin accessory protein — MRDRFRALLLHLLLSASLITAVLTAIYCVWYPSPIASAAGLSDLVVVVVVVDIVLGPLLTFVVFNRAKKSLRLDLACIATLQLAVLAYGVYTIGVARPAWIVFNADRFDLVLAHELEARFTGKAAAEYRAASWTGPRWVASVNPIDAEERNSLIFESATGGADLPQRPDLYVPIESQRESLKRHAKQLDELKQFNPAGAVARLRQDWPSADGWLPLMARARPMIVLIRRSDAKVLGIVALMPWSP; from the coding sequence ATGCGAGACCGTTTTCGAGCTCTTCTTCTACACCTGCTGCTTTCGGCGAGTTTGATCACTGCTGTTTTGACGGCGATCTACTGTGTCTGGTACCCATCACCCATAGCGAGCGCTGCTGGGCTTTCGGACTTGGTCGTTGTAGTTGTTGTCGTCGACATTGTTCTTGGCCCGCTCCTTACGTTCGTGGTTTTCAATCGAGCCAAGAAGTCACTGCGACTCGACCTCGCCTGCATAGCGACGCTTCAACTTGCGGTCTTGGCCTATGGTGTTTACACGATTGGCGTGGCGCGACCCGCGTGGATCGTGTTCAACGCAGACCGCTTCGATCTTGTGCTCGCCCATGAACTCGAGGCGAGATTCACCGGGAAGGCGGCGGCGGAGTACAGGGCCGCGTCTTGGACAGGCCCTCGCTGGGTCGCATCGGTGAATCCGATTGATGCCGAAGAACGAAACTCGTTGATCTTCGAATCGGCCACTGGTGGCGCAGATCTACCGCAACGACCCGATCTGTATGTGCCGATCGAAAGCCAGCGAGAGAGCCTCAAGCGCCACGCAAAGCAACTTGACGAACTTAAACAGTTCAATCCCGCGGGCGCTGTAGCCCGACTTCGGCAGGATTGGCCAAGCGCGGATGGTTGGCTCCCCCTAATGGCCCGGGCTCGGCCCATGATCGTGTTGATCCGCCGGAGTGACGCAAAGGTGCTTGGGATAGTTGCGTTAATGCCTTGGAGTCCATGA
- a CDS encoding M48 family metalloprotease, which translates to MARLLAALCAASLLVPAAPAVVAQSRLPALGETASDDLSVGSERRLGDQIMRDIRRDPDYLDDPVLLEYLQSLWDPLVAAARQRGDIGPDLEQRFAWEAFLVRDRTVNAFALPGGYVGVHLGLIAMTSTRDELASVLAHELTHVTQRHIARSMANSQRQSMIGLATIILGMIAASRSTRMDGANALITGGQAVAVQGQLNFSRDAEREADRIGFSVMTQAGYAPGGMAAMFEKLEHSSRLNDSGGFPYLRTHPLNAERIGEARARLGAAPPAAPAGVLAHTAAQARARVLMDARVDALRRWQALDAPASAPPAERLMAGYASALASTLLRDWPRADSALQLALGAARGDTRALRDVALLQAQSLLARGDAERAGEALKPFAKAEGQASSRAVMLLTAQVAMSRDKTAVQRAAEELQTWTSLHPQDATVWSHLGRLWERLDQPLRALRAEAESRIALGDLIGGVDRLRAGQRLARTSRTVDFIEASVIDARLKEIEAQARRRDAEDRQREG; encoded by the coding sequence GTGGCGCGCCTGCTGGCGGCCCTGTGTGCCGCGAGCCTGCTCGTGCCCGCCGCGCCCGCCGTGGTGGCGCAAAGCCGCCTGCCGGCCCTCGGTGAAACGGCGTCCGACGACCTGAGCGTCGGCAGTGAGCGCCGCCTGGGCGACCAGATCATGCGCGACATCCGTCGCGACCCCGACTACCTCGACGACCCGGTGCTGCTCGAATACCTGCAGTCGCTGTGGGACCCGCTCGTGGCCGCGGCTCGCCAGCGTGGCGACATCGGCCCTGACCTGGAGCAGCGCTTCGCGTGGGAAGCCTTCCTCGTGCGTGACCGCACCGTCAACGCCTTCGCGTTGCCGGGTGGCTACGTCGGCGTACACCTGGGTCTGATCGCGATGACGTCCACCCGCGACGAACTCGCCTCGGTGCTGGCGCATGAACTCACCCACGTCACGCAGCGCCACATCGCGCGGTCGATGGCGAACAGCCAACGCCAGTCGATGATCGGGCTGGCCACCATCATCCTCGGCATGATCGCCGCCAGCCGCAGCACACGTATGGATGGCGCCAACGCGCTCATCACCGGCGGCCAGGCGGTGGCGGTGCAAGGGCAACTGAACTTCTCGCGCGATGCCGAGCGCGAGGCCGACCGCATCGGCTTCAGCGTGATGACGCAGGCGGGTTACGCGCCGGGCGGCATGGCCGCGATGTTCGAGAAGCTCGAACATTCCTCGCGCCTCAACGACAGCGGTGGCTTCCCCTACCTGCGCACCCACCCGTTGAACGCCGAGCGCATCGGCGAGGCACGTGCGCGCCTGGGGGCCGCGCCTCCTGCTGCCCCAGCCGGCGTGCTGGCCCACACCGCCGCGCAGGCGCGCGCGCGGGTGCTGATGGATGCCCGCGTCGATGCCCTGCGCCGCTGGCAGGCGCTCGACGCACCCGCCAGTGCACCACCCGCCGAGCGCCTGATGGCCGGTTACGCCAGTGCCCTCGCGTCGACCTTGCTGCGCGACTGGCCGCGTGCCGACAGCGCCCTGCAACTGGCCCTCGGCGCCGCACGCGGCGACACCCGCGCACTGCGCGACGTGGCGCTGCTGCAGGCCCAGTCGCTGCTGGCCCGAGGCGACGCCGAACGTGCCGGCGAGGCGCTGAAGCCGTTTGCCAAGGCCGAGGGCCAGGCCTCCTCGCGCGCGGTGATGCTGCTCACGGCGCAGGTCGCGATGTCGCGCGACAAGACCGCCGTGCAACGCGCCGCCGAAGAGCTGCAGACCTGGACCTCGCTGCACCCGCAAGACGCCACCGTCTGGTCGCATCTCGGCCGCCTGTGGGAGAGGCTCGACCAGCCGCTGCGCGCACTGCGCGCCGAGGCCGAATCGCGCATCGCACTTGGTGACCTGATCGGCGGCGTCGACCGCCTGCGCGCCGGCCAGCGTCTCGCGCGCACCAGCCGCACGGTCGACTTCATCGAAGCCTCGGTGATCGACGCGCGCCTGAAGGAGATCGAGGCGCAGGCCCGTCGGCGCGACGCCGAAGATCGTCAGCGCGAAGGCTGA
- the moaC gene encoding cyclic pyranopterin monophosphate synthase MoaC, translating to MSTPVPSDPNSPLTHFDAQGQAHMVDVSGKAETHRIARASGVIRMLPATLALIQSGSAKKGDVLGVARIAAIQASKRTAELIPLCHPLPITRVGVEFEVDATESLVRCTAQVETLGRTGVEMEALTAVQVGLLTIYDMCKAADRGMVMGEIRVLEKHGGKSGDWSAPTA from the coding sequence ATGTCCACACCCGTGCCATCCGACCCGAACTCGCCGCTCACGCATTTCGACGCGCAGGGCCAGGCGCACATGGTCGACGTGTCGGGCAAGGCGGAGACGCACCGCATCGCGCGGGCGAGCGGCGTGATCCGTATGCTGCCGGCGACGCTGGCACTCATCCAATCGGGCAGCGCGAAGAAGGGCGACGTGCTGGGCGTGGCGCGCATCGCGGCGATCCAGGCGAGCAAGCGCACGGCCGAGCTGATTCCGTTGTGCCACCCGCTGCCGATCACGCGGGTGGGGGTGGAGTTCGAGGTGGATGCGACCGAGTCTCTCGTGCGTTGTACGGCGCAGGTCGAGACGCTTGGGCGCACGGGGGTCGAGATGGAGGCGCTGACCGCGGTGCAGGTCGGGCTGCTCACCATCTACGACATGTGCAAGGCGGCCGATCGTGGGATGGTGATGGGCGAGATCCGCGTGCTGGAGAAGCATGGCGGCAAGTCGGGCGACTGGAGCGCGCCGACCGCCTGA
- a CDS encoding PglL family O-oligosaccharyltransferase, with translation MLHALPLALAGIAICGPAWLAHNVSPSATFFNQATALTGWAALTIWAFGHCMPAVSTHISGRSIVMALLVPALLALGAIGSVLLEGLPASLMLSACGLLAVAALVLLAAMLGSQSEVREELFAAVSIGTVVAGGVSVLIALIQVLAPSVADGEWISRASTAGRAGGNLRQPNHLSSLLLGAMAASVWLHEARVKRTSGEATIAQCAIAAGLMAALTLGVVLTVSRTGTVCIALLALWGVVDKRLAPFSRALLSLTPLVYALCWLGMSEWAKASEFAGAVQLHKSDPSSSRFGIWANTLSLIAQNPWFGVGWGEFNFAWSLTPFPNRPVAFFDHTHNLPLNLLVELGVPLGTLVLVLLAWLLWKAFIACRTAPPPESAMVRTAFVMVLMMAVHSMLEYPLWYAYFLLPTAFALGICLGHSTPPPESKPVDSPWPRRLLMSASLVLVLGTVFSVFDYLRVTKIFSVDEDDTTPLSYRIAEGQKSIFFAHHADYAAATVATHPSTAWKAFRRAPHLLLDTRLMMAWAKAYAEKGDVERARYIADRLREFRNPDSAEFFAECDKPRPPGIPEPFQCKSATRHFTYEDFKLR, from the coding sequence ATGCTCCACGCTCTTCCCTTGGCGCTGGCGGGTATAGCCATCTGTGGCCCCGCGTGGCTCGCGCATAACGTTTCACCGTCGGCAACCTTTTTCAACCAGGCCACGGCCTTGACCGGTTGGGCTGCGCTGACCATCTGGGCGTTTGGGCACTGTATGCCAGCGGTAAGCACGCACATAAGCGGCCGCAGCATCGTCATGGCTTTGCTGGTGCCGGCGCTGCTGGCCCTCGGCGCCATCGGATCCGTTCTACTGGAGGGATTGCCCGCGTCGCTGATGCTGTCGGCTTGCGGGCTGCTGGCGGTGGCCGCGCTGGTGTTGCTTGCCGCGATGTTGGGAAGCCAAAGCGAAGTGCGCGAGGAATTGTTTGCGGCGGTGAGTATCGGCACGGTGGTCGCGGGCGGTGTAAGCGTGCTGATCGCTTTAATCCAAGTTCTTGCACCTAGCGTGGCCGATGGCGAGTGGATATCGCGGGCCTCCACCGCCGGCCGAGCAGGGGGCAATCTGCGTCAGCCCAACCACCTGAGCAGTCTCTTGCTCGGAGCGATGGCGGCTTCGGTGTGGCTGCATGAAGCGCGGGTCAAGAGGACGTCTGGCGAGGCCACAATCGCTCAATGCGCCATCGCCGCCGGGCTGATGGCCGCCCTCACGCTTGGTGTGGTACTCACCGTCTCGCGCACCGGCACGGTCTGCATTGCGCTGCTGGCACTTTGGGGAGTGGTCGATAAGCGCTTAGCGCCCTTTTCGCGCGCGCTCCTGTCGCTCACTCCGCTCGTGTATGCATTGTGCTGGCTGGGCATGTCGGAGTGGGCCAAGGCGAGCGAGTTTGCCGGTGCGGTGCAGCTCCACAAGTCCGACCCGTCTAGCTCACGCTTCGGCATCTGGGCCAACACGCTGTCGCTGATTGCGCAGAATCCATGGTTTGGCGTCGGCTGGGGTGAGTTCAATTTCGCCTGGTCGCTAACACCCTTCCCGAATCGCCCCGTCGCGTTTTTCGACCACACGCATAACCTGCCGCTCAACCTGCTGGTGGAACTGGGCGTTCCGTTGGGCACGTTGGTGCTGGTGTTGCTCGCGTGGTTGCTTTGGAAAGCCTTCATCGCCTGCCGCACCGCCCCTCCCCCTGAGAGCGCGATGGTCCGAACCGCTTTCGTGATGGTGCTCATGATGGCCGTGCACAGCATGTTGGAGTACCCGCTGTGGTATGCCTACTTCCTGCTGCCTACGGCTTTCGCGCTTGGCATCTGCCTTGGCCATTCGACGCCGCCGCCGGAGTCGAAGCCGGTGGACTCCCCCTGGCCGCGCCGCTTGCTCATGAGTGCCTCGCTGGTGCTGGTACTCGGCACCGTCTTTTCGGTCTTCGACTACCTCCGCGTCACGAAGATCTTCAGCGTTGACGAAGACGACACCACTCCGCTGTCCTACCGCATCGCCGAAGGCCAAAAGAGCATCTTCTTCGCCCACCACGCCGACTACGCCGCCGCGACCGTTGCCACGCATCCCTCGACGGCCTGGAAGGCCTTCCGCCGCGCCCCGCACCTACTACTCGACACCCGACTGATGATGGCCTGGGCCAAAGCCTATGCCGAGAAGGGCGACGTGGAGCGCGCCCGCTACATCGCGGATCGCCTGCGCGAATTCCGGAATCCGGACTCGGCCGAGTTCTTCGCCGAATGCGACAAGCCACGGCCCCCCGGCATCCCCGAGCCCTTCCAGTGCAAATCGGCCACGCGCCACTTCACCTACGAAGACTTCAAGCTGCGCTGA